In Blautia sp. SC05B48, a single genomic region encodes these proteins:
- a CDS encoding class I SAM-dependent DNA methyltransferase, translating to MEAYSDFARVYDIFMDNVEYEKWAEYLIGSLKEYGIEDGIVLELGCGTGVMTELLAESGYDMIGVDNSEEMLGEAMEKRAESGHEILYLEQDMREFELYGTVRAVVSVCDCMNYITEEKDLLTVFKLVNNYLDPDGIFIFDMNTPYKYREMLGNTTIAENREEGSFIWENEFDEETGINVYDLTLFLPREDGLYERDEEIHYQKSYDPEKVRELLEKAGLIPLAVYDAYTKDVPKPDSGRLTFVAREHGKEIPSEEK from the coding sequence ATGGAAGCATACAGCGATTTTGCCAGAGTTTATGATATTTTCATGGATAATGTGGAATATGAAAAATGGGCGGAATATCTTATAGGAAGTCTTAAAGAATACGGAATTGAAGACGGGATCGTGCTGGAACTTGGCTGTGGGACCGGAGTGATGACAGAGCTTCTGGCTGAGTCCGGTTATGATATGATCGGTGTGGATAACTCTGAGGAAATGCTTGGCGAAGCCATGGAAAAACGTGCAGAATCCGGCCATGAGATCCTTTATCTGGAACAGGATATGCGGGAGTTTGAACTTTATGGAACGGTACGTGCTGTCGTCAGCGTCTGTGACTGTATGAATTACATCACAGAGGAGAAGGATCTGCTTACTGTATTTAAACTGGTGAACAATTATCTTGATCCGGATGGAATTTTCATATTTGATATGAACACCCCGTATAAATACCGGGAAATGCTTGGAAATACGACTATTGCAGAGAATCGGGAAGAGGGAAGCTTTATCTGGGAAAATGAATTTGATGAGGAGACCGGGATCAATGTGTATGATCTGACTCTGTTTCTTCCGAGAGAAGATGGTCTTTATGAGAGAGACGAGGAAATTCATTACCAGAAGTCCTATGATCCGGAGAAAGTAAGGGAACTTCTTGAAAAGGCAGGCTTGATCCCGCTGGCGGTTTATGACGCATACACCAAGGATGTGCCGAAGCCGGACAGCGGAAGACTGACTTTTGTGGCCAGAGAACATGGAAAGGAAATTCCGTCAGAAGAGAAATAA
- a CDS encoding sensor histidine kinase, protein MKTRSLQSKLFIAYLGMACLILFSFAIFFYVFSSGQLKKSQISAMSTLNSTFQSQVDSAIQNLDTVSVNINYSNMSKSVLDQKFDLNISDEMLSAMSDLFISLSGTELKADQVNLYDFSGYVLQAGLSTMVKKSNDSHNEWIQKAREANGKKVLTAPYSTYVYSKSARYPQWFISLYRSFTNQYGRGVGVIETAKQCKSIFKSIISYEKKNHGNAASVYVFNESGDLIYPYDITADDTNDISKYYKLTDSDQDTLTIQSPVTDQKEYVSRLNSAYTGYTYLTIQPESVILAPAYKMLKILLAVVATFLAAAVIVSYRLSRSVVKPVKHLKHIIQRMELDTLGQEKVTSYPVSVNELEELYQAFQLMSDNLKDSMTQLNEAKEQEMKARSMALQSQINPHFYYNSLSSIMVLAENGDTDTVEKMCRNLSRIMRYITNTAETTVTLREELDYVQKYLYCMKVRYQSSLNYSIDVDESLLDQPVPKLIIQPIVENAIKYGSDCEPPWTITISSTINQNSWQIDVTDTGPGFTEKAKKKINSDIMNAIRNPGMPALKINGLGTVNVFLRWKLFCKDDIIFRYGNTADGHGIVSIGRYFQTDAEE, encoded by the coding sequence ATGAAAACACGCAGTCTGCAGTCCAAACTTTTTATCGCCTATCTTGGCATGGCCTGCCTGATCCTTTTTTCTTTTGCCATATTCTTTTATGTTTTTTCATCCGGGCAGCTGAAGAAAAGCCAGATCAGTGCCATGAGCACCTTAAATTCCACATTTCAGTCCCAGGTAGACTCTGCAATCCAGAATCTTGACACTGTATCTGTAAACATCAATTACAGCAACATGTCGAAATCCGTTCTCGACCAGAAATTTGACCTTAATATTTCCGATGAAATGCTTTCTGCCATGTCCGATCTTTTTATCTCCTTAAGCGGCACTGAATTGAAAGCAGATCAGGTAAATCTTTATGATTTCTCCGGATATGTGCTCCAGGCCGGCCTTTCCACCATGGTCAAAAAAAGCAACGACTCTCATAATGAATGGATCCAGAAAGCCCGTGAAGCCAACGGAAAAAAAGTCCTGACAGCTCCTTACAGCACTTACGTCTATTCAAAATCTGCCCGCTATCCCCAGTGGTTCATCTCCCTGTACCGCTCCTTCACCAACCAGTACGGCCGTGGTGTCGGCGTGATCGAAACCGCCAAACAATGTAAATCCATCTTTAAGAGCATCATTTCCTATGAGAAAAAAAATCACGGAAATGCTGCCAGTGTCTATGTTTTCAATGAGTCCGGCGATCTTATCTATCCTTATGATATCACAGCCGACGATACCAATGATATTTCAAAATATTACAAACTTACTGATTCTGACCAGGATACCCTTACCATACAGAGTCCCGTCACAGATCAGAAAGAATACGTCTCCAGACTGAATTCCGCATATACAGGCTACACTTATCTGACTATCCAACCGGAATCTGTGATCCTTGCCCCTGCATACAAAATGCTGAAGATCCTTCTGGCTGTTGTTGCTACTTTTCTTGCCGCAGCAGTAATCGTTTCCTACAGGCTTTCCCGCTCTGTAGTAAAACCGGTGAAACACCTGAAGCACATTATCCAGCGTATGGAACTGGACACTCTCGGCCAGGAAAAAGTCACTTCCTATCCAGTTTCCGTCAATGAACTGGAAGAACTGTATCAGGCATTCCAGCTGATGAGCGATAACCTAAAAGATTCCATGACTCAGCTTAACGAAGCCAAGGAGCAGGAAATGAAAGCACGCAGCATGGCTTTGCAGAGTCAGATTAATCCTCATTTTTATTACAACTCTCTTTCCAGCATTATGGTGCTTGCAGAAAACGGAGATACGGATACCGTGGAAAAAATGTGCCGCAATCTTTCCAGGATCATGCGTTATATTACCAATACTGCTGAAACAACTGTAACACTCCGCGAAGAGCTTGATTATGTCCAGAAATATCTCTACTGCATGAAGGTCCGCTACCAGTCCAGTCTGAATTATTCCATTGATGTAGATGAATCTCTTCTGGATCAGCCGGTTCCGAAGCTGATCATCCAGCCTATTGTGGAAAACGCTATCAAATATGGTTCTGACTGCGAACCGCCATGGACTATCACAATCAGCAGTACAATAAACCAAAACAGCTGGCAGATCGATGTTACAGACACCGGACCGGGATTCACTGAAAAAGCCAAGAAAAAAATAAATTCAGATATCATGAATGCCATTCGAAATCCCGGCATGCCTGCTTTGAAGATCAACGGTCTTGGCACTGTCAATGTATTTCTCCGCTGGAAACTCTTCTGCAAAGATGACATAATTTTCAGGTATGGAAATACAGCGGACGGCCACGGAATTGTTTCTATTGGACGGTATTTTCAGACAGATGCGGAGGAATAA
- a CDS encoding response regulator transcription factor yields the protein MNYTVIVAEDEELLLNNLVHKIEKADPDFQVIGTAQTGAQALSLVEQMSPDVVFTDIKMPVMDGITLLTRIRDQFPFTKFVITSGFSDFKYAKKAITLKVSDYLLKPVDPDELQNVLLKIKQELQIKRDDYETVFAPGASCMSPGQIAELLKNFMVQNYAEDINLNLIAGTMNYSPSYLTKIFCQVYDCTPTKYLINLRMSHAQKLLIHEPSLSVKQIGEMCGYHDQGYFSRIFKKHTGKSPLEYKDEGESQQIS from the coding sequence ATGAACTATACTGTTATTGTGGCAGAAGATGAAGAACTTCTTCTGAATAATCTGGTACATAAGATTGAAAAAGCAGATCCTGATTTTCAGGTGATCGGCACAGCACAGACAGGTGCACAGGCCCTCTCGCTGGTGGAACAGATGAGCCCGGATGTGGTATTTACGGATATCAAGATGCCCGTCATGGACGGAATCACCCTGCTCACCAGGATCCGTGATCAGTTTCCCTTTACGAAATTTGTGATCACCAGCGGATTTTCTGATTTTAAATATGCAAAAAAAGCCATCACGCTGAAGGTTTCTGATTACCTTCTGAAGCCTGTAGATCCGGACGAACTCCAAAATGTTCTCCTTAAGATCAAACAGGAACTTCAGATCAAACGTGATGACTACGAAACCGTATTCGCCCCAGGTGCTTCCTGCATGTCACCGGGACAGATTGCAGAGCTTCTCAAGAACTTCATGGTACAGAATTATGCAGAGGATATCAACCTGAACCTGATTGCAGGAACCATGAACTACAGTCCCAGCTACCTGACCAAAATCTTCTGTCAGGTCTATGACTGCACCCCTACCAAATATCTGATCAATCTCCGGATGAGCCATGCACAGAAACTGCTGATCCATGAGCCTTCCCTTTCTGTAAAACAGATCGGTGAAATGTGCGGCTATCACGACCAGGGATATTTCAGCAGGATCTTTAAGAAACATACAGGGAAAAGCCCTCTGGAATATAAAGATGAGGGAGAGAGCCAGCAGATCAGTTAA
- a CDS encoding carbohydrate ABC transporter permease — translation MAKKRIQNILKHVVCILLCLCVVLPFYMVLINSFKTKAEAARMSLALPTEWVFSNYSEVIEKGSLIQGFLNSFAYALIATTLGVVLCSMAAFVMCRKRTKLNVFLYYFVLCGLFFPVNYVTLVRVLSTLHLNDTRTGIIMVFTSAMIPFCVFTIRNFVISVPVELDEAAVIDGAGPLSLFFKIIMPLLKPTMVTCFILQFMTVWSDFLTPLYLSSKSRLFPMTMAVYQFFGKNKSYWNYIFADIVLTCIPVIIVYMIGQKYIVGGMTSGAVKE, via the coding sequence ATGGCAAAAAAAAGAATTCAGAATATATTAAAACATGTTGTATGTATCCTGCTTTGTTTATGTGTCGTGCTTCCATTTTATATGGTATTGATCAACTCTTTTAAGACAAAAGCAGAAGCAGCCAGAATGAGTCTGGCACTTCCTACAGAATGGGTATTTTCCAACTACTCTGAGGTTATTGAAAAAGGAAGCCTGATCCAGGGATTCCTGAACAGTTTTGCATATGCGCTGATCGCTACAACACTTGGCGTTGTACTTTGCTCCATGGCTGCATTTGTTATGTGCCGTAAGAGAACAAAATTGAATGTATTCCTGTATTACTTTGTACTTTGCGGACTGTTCTTCCCGGTCAACTATGTAACATTGGTACGTGTACTCAGTACACTTCACCTGAATGATACAAGAACTGGCATTATTATGGTGTTCACCAGCGCGATGATTCCGTTTTGTGTATTTACCATCCGTAACTTCGTAATCTCTGTTCCGGTTGAGCTGGATGAGGCTGCAGTTATTGACGGCGCAGGCCCGTTAAGCCTGTTCTTTAAGATCATTATGCCGCTTCTGAAACCAACCATGGTAACATGTTTTATCCTTCAGTTCATGACAGTATGGAGTGATTTCCTTACACCTTTGTACCTGTCAAGCAAGAGCCGTCTCTTCCCGATGACAATGGCTGTATATCAGTTCTTCGGAAAGAACAAGAGTTACTGGAACTACATTTTTGCTGATATCGTACTTACCTGTATCCCGGTTATCATTGTTTACATGATCGGTCAGAAATATATTGTAGGTGGTATGACATCCGGCGCAGTAAAAGAATAA
- a CDS encoding carbohydrate ABC transporter permease has translation MNKKRIYPQWFLILPLALYIIFFLLPSVMGVGYSFTDWNSRSVLNGTHFVGLQNFAEIFTSDKSYLSGIGNTLKFTIISNIVKLIPALLIAIMLQEGLKGKGLYRTLLYLPSILPFVIIGLVFKSILNYNNGLLNTLLDAFHLGIFKQKWLSDLAIVWKSIYGVDAWRGIGYVMTIFLAGLNTIPKSYYEAAQIDGANFWQRLRYVTLPMLSGAIMINLVFGITYGLKVFDIVYVLTNGGPGHATEVLTTYAFQLYSRGQYGMSSALNTVLLVITAIIGVFIVKTLSKQEVQQ, from the coding sequence GTGAATAAGAAGAGAATCTATCCACAGTGGTTTCTGATACTGCCGTTGGCATTATATATCATTTTTTTCCTGCTTCCCAGTGTAATGGGTGTTGGTTACTCCTTTACAGACTGGAACTCCAGAAGTGTTCTTAATGGTACTCATTTTGTGGGACTGCAGAATTTTGCTGAGATTTTTACATCAGATAAGTCTTATCTGAGCGGTATTGGCAATACATTGAAGTTTACTATCATTTCCAACATCGTTAAGCTTATCCCGGCTCTTCTGATCGCGATTATGCTTCAGGAGGGACTTAAAGGCAAAGGGCTTTACAGAACATTGCTCTACCTGCCGTCTATTCTGCCTTTTGTAATCATTGGTCTTGTATTTAAATCCATCCTGAATTATAATAACGGACTTTTAAACACACTTCTTGATGCATTCCATCTTGGAATCTTCAAACAGAAATGGCTGTCTGATCTGGCTATTGTATGGAAATCCATTTATGGTGTAGATGCGTGGAGAGGCATTGGTTATGTCATGACTATCTTCCTTGCAGGTCTGAATACGATTCCGAAATCTTATTATGAGGCTGCGCAGATCGATGGTGCAAACTTCTGGCAGAGACTTCGGTATGTAACACTTCCGATGCTGAGTGGTGCTATCATGATCAACCTTGTATTTGGTATTACATATGGTCTGAAAGTATTCGATATTGTTTATGTACTTACAAACGGTGGCCCTGGACATGCAACAGAGGTTCTTACAACTTATGCATTCCAGCTCTATTCCAGAGGCCAGTATGGAATGTCTTCTGCATTGAATACCGTTCTTCTTGTAATTACAGCAATCATAGGTGTATTTATTGTTAAGACATTAAGTAAACAGGAGGTACAGCAGTAA
- a CDS encoding pyridoxal-phosphate-dependent aminotransferase family protein: MYKIMTPGPTQVAENVRLARSMECTNPDLDEDFVEFYKETCEKISSLLHTSNETLILSGEGILGLEAAIASMTEPGDKVLVLDNGIYGKGFADFVSMYGGRPELYTRDYQNTLDVKELEAFLADNHDYKYATVVHGDTPSGMLNDVAAICPLLKKYGILTVVDSVSASFGEPLNIDACQIDIMCGGSQKVVSAPPGLTFVVVSDDAKKSMADRKTPIASFYANLTTFAHYYEEKWFPYTMPISDIYGLRTAIDNIAADPAILSRHAKIASASRKAITGAGLNLYLHSGYSNTVTVFEVPEGTTAEAILEGVKKDYNIMLAGSFDVLAGKVIRIGHMGNNATFYNVREVFAALDGTLRRLGVPLKASMEEIFCENMQ; encoded by the coding sequence ATGTATAAGATCATGACACCGGGACCTACACAGGTCGCAGAAAATGTCCGTCTGGCAAGAAGCATGGAATGCACAAATCCGGATCTGGACGAAGATTTTGTCGAATTTTATAAAGAAACCTGCGAGAAGATCAGCTCTCTTCTCCACACCTCCAACGAAACTCTCATCTTAAGCGGTGAGGGTATCCTTGGACTGGAGGCTGCCATTGCTTCCATGACTGAGCCCGGAGATAAGGTTCTTGTTCTGGACAATGGTATCTACGGAAAAGGCTTTGCCGATTTTGTTTCCATGTACGGAGGCAGACCGGAGCTTTATACCAGAGATTATCAGAACACCCTCGATGTAAAGGAACTGGAAGCCTTCCTTGCGGATAATCATGACTACAAATATGCAACCGTAGTACACGGTGATACTCCAAGTGGCATGCTTAACGATGTAGCTGCCATCTGCCCGCTTCTTAAAAAATACGGGATCCTTACCGTTGTAGATTCTGTCTCCGCTTCCTTCGGCGAGCCTCTGAACATTGATGCATGCCAGATCGATATCATGTGCGGCGGATCACAGAAGGTGGTATCTGCACCTCCGGGACTTACCTTTGTTGTAGTCAGCGACGATGCAAAGAAATCCATGGCAGACCGTAAGACACCAATTGCTTCTTTCTATGCCAATCTTACAACTTTTGCACATTATTACGAAGAGAAATGGTTTCCATATACAATGCCGATCAGCGATATCTACGGACTCCGCACTGCCATTGACAACATCGCAGCAGACCCTGCCATCCTCTCCCGCCACGCAAAGATCGCCAGTGCCTCCAGAAAAGCCATCACAGGCGCAGGCCTGAACCTTTACCTGCACAGCGGATATTCCAATACAGTTACTGTTTTTGAAGTACCGGAGGGCACAACAGCCGAAGCGATCCTTGAGGGAGTAAAAAAAGACTACAACATTATGCTGGCAGGTTCCTTCGATGTCCTGGCTGGCAAAGTGATCCGCATCGGACATATGGGAAACAACGCTACATTCTATAATGTAAGAGAAGTTTTTGCTGCCCTGGACGGAACTTTACGCAGGCTTGGCGTTCCGCTTAAGGCTTCCATGGAGGAGATCTTCTGTGAAAACATGCAGTAA
- a CDS encoding ECF transporter S component: MEKAVQTSQRTDQELSSVQFLTITAAFVALTYIFTAFINVKLPIAANGGLIHLGNVPLFIGAILFGKKTGAIAGGIGMGLFDLLSGWTLWAPFTLIIVGIMGFTVGKLTEDHRHQNMKWYVIAIAAACVIKVVGYYIAEVIIYGNPLAPVSSIPGNLVQIGVAAVIVLIVITPLNLAARKTGLKKQP; this comes from the coding sequence ATGGAAAAAGCAGTTCAGACATCTCAGAGAACTGACCAGGAGCTTTCATCTGTTCAGTTTCTCACCATTACAGCCGCATTTGTTGCGCTGACTTATATCTTCACCGCATTTATTAATGTTAAGCTTCCGATCGCAGCCAACGGCGGACTGATCCACCTTGGAAATGTGCCGTTATTCATCGGTGCCATTTTATTTGGAAAGAAAACCGGAGCCATTGCCGGTGGTATCGGAATGGGGCTCTTTGACCTTCTCTCCGGCTGGACCCTGTGGGCACCATTTACTCTTATTATTGTAGGGATCATGGGCTTCACAGTAGGTAAGCTCACAGAAGATCACCGGCACCAGAACATGAAATGGTATGTGATCGCCATTGCCGCAGCCTGCGTGATCAAAGTAGTAGGATACTACATTGCAGAGGTTATCATCTATGGAAATCCACTGGCACCGGTATCTTCCATCCCGGGAAACCTGGTCCAGATCGGTGTTGCAGCTGTCATCGTTCTCATAGTGATCACCCCCTTAAACCTTGCAGCAAGAAAAACCGGATTAAAAAAGCAGCCGTAA
- a CDS encoding ABC transporter substrate-binding protein — protein MKRKRFLAVACAAAMIASMTTGLAVNVSAADEKSDFAGEELSILVSAGWMDNRYDETIKRFEDTYDVTVDLQTIPADQYSDLLQSKLATDSCADIFWIQSNPFAIESTIVDPEKYCIDFTGASWENVMPETRKESCVYNDKLYGLQIWNASPEYVMVYNKTLFEENGWEVPTTYDELKELCGKIQDAGITPWFMPGADGWQHQLAFFQIGGVYEEATPGLYDELNENKATFADNEKMLEVLNEFKELSDAGYFGEDWIGTDSTNMSNEFGDRNCAMALANSSFIKQIQEDTGTSDEFGMFLEPLGDNTWYPSSNSGPTMFGYKGTEHEDLVKEFFNFVTTTESLQEILDNSPAYTNLDVNDDKLEQHWLPEEQEFLKTVSDDKKAVVTLQTGTKYTNDYWTQFGQDMVAFCQGEMEANDVLKNMDTNRAEAAKTVGDENWK, from the coding sequence ATGAAAAGAAAGAGATTTCTGGCAGTAGCCTGTGCAGCAGCAATGATCGCTTCCATGACGACAGGACTTGCAGTGAACGTATCTGCAGCGGATGAGAAGAGCGATTTCGCAGGCGAGGAGCTCAGCATCCTGGTTTCAGCAGGATGGATGGACAATCGTTACGATGAGACAATTAAACGTTTTGAGGATACCTACGATGTTACCGTAGACCTTCAGACAATTCCGGCTGATCAGTATTCAGATCTTCTTCAGTCCAAACTTGCTACAGATTCCTGTGCAGATATCTTCTGGATCCAGTCCAACCCGTTTGCAATCGAATCTACCATCGTTGATCCTGAGAAATACTGCATCGACTTTACAGGAGCTTCCTGGGAGAATGTTATGCCGGAGACAAGAAAAGAGTCCTGCGTATACAATGACAAACTGTACGGACTTCAGATCTGGAACGCATCTCCGGAGTATGTAATGGTTTACAACAAGACACTGTTCGAAGAGAACGGCTGGGAAGTACCGACAACATATGATGAGCTGAAAGAACTCTGCGGTAAGATCCAGGATGCAGGAATCACACCTTGGTTCATGCCTGGTGCAGATGGATGGCAGCATCAGCTGGCATTTTTCCAGATCGGCGGCGTTTATGAAGAAGCAACACCCGGTCTTTATGACGAATTAAATGAAAACAAAGCAACATTTGCAGATAACGAGAAGATGCTTGAAGTTCTGAATGAGTTCAAAGAACTCTCTGATGCAGGATACTTCGGAGAAGACTGGATCGGAACAGACAGTACAAACATGTCCAACGAATTTGGTGACAGAAACTGTGCAATGGCACTTGCAAATTCCAGTTTCATCAAACAGATCCAGGAAGACACAGGCACATCTGATGAGTTTGGAATGTTCCTTGAGCCACTTGGCGACAATACCTGGTATCCAAGCAGCAACTCCGGCCCGACAATGTTTGGTTACAAGGGAACAGAGCATGAGGATCTTGTAAAAGAGTTCTTCAACTTCGTTACAACAACAGAGAGCCTTCAGGAAATTCTTGATAACTCTCCGGCATACACAAACCTTGACGTTAACGATGACAAGCTTGAGCAGCACTGGCTGCCGGAGGAGCAGGAGTTCCTTAAAACAGTTTCGGATGACAAGAAGGCTGTTGTAACACTTCAGACAGGTACAAAATATACAAACGATTACTGGACACAGTTTGGTCAGGATATGGTTGCATTCTGCCAGGGCGAGATGGAAGCAAATGATGTTCTTAAGAACATGGATACCAACCGTGCTGAGGCAGCAAAAACTGTAGGCGACGAGAACTGGAAATAA